The DNA window CTCGAACTGCGTGACGTGCGGGTGGAGTTCGACGGCTACCGGGCGCTCGACGGCGTGGACCTGACCGTCCCGGAAGGCGAGCTGCGCTTCCTCATCGGGCCGAACGGCGCGGGCAAGACCACGCTGATCGACGTGGTCACCGGGCTGACCCGGCCGGTCGCGGGCAGCGTGCGCTTCGCCGGCCACGACCTGGTGGGCCGCAAGGAGCACCAGATCGTCCGGCTCGGCGTCGGGCGCACGTTCCAGACCTCGGTGGTGTTCGAGGAGCTGACCGTCCTTGAGAACCTCGACCTGGCGGCCGGCTTCCGCCGCCCGCTCTGGTCGCTCGCCCGGCGGCGGCGCGGCGTCTCCGACGCCGTCGCCGAGGCCCTGGCCAGGACCGGCCTCGAAGAGCTCGCCGAACGTTCAGCGGGCGTTCTCTCGCACGGCCAGCGCCAGTGGCTGGAGATCGGGATGCTGCTGGCGCAGCGGCCCCGGCTGCTGCTGCTCGACGAGCCGGTGGCCGGCATGTCCGGCGACGAACGCGAGCGCACCGGCCGGCTGCTCACCGAGATCGCCGCGGACCACACGGTGATCGTGGTCGAGCACGACATGGAGTTCCTGCGGCGGCACGCGTCCACCGTGACCGTGCTGCACGAGGGCAAGGTGCTCGTGGAGGGGTCGGTGGAGCAGGTCAGCGCCGACCCGCGGGTGCAGGAGGTCTATCTCGGGAGGAGGCCGAGCGATGCTGCTGTCGGTGAACGGTCTTGAGTCGGGGTACGGACGGGCGCGCGTGCTGTTCGGGGTGTCGCTGGAGGTGGAGCCCGGCCGGCTCGTCTGCGTGATGGGCCGCAACGGCGTCGGCAAGACGACGCTGCTCAACACGGTCATGGGCGTGCTGCCCGCCACGGCCGGCACGGTCACCTTCGACGGCCGCGACGTGACCGGGCTGAAGCCGCACGAGCGGGTCAGGCTCGGCATGGGGTACGTCCCCCAGGGCCACCAGTGCTTCCCCCAGCTCTCCGTGCTCGGCAACCTGCTGGTCACCGTCGAGGCCGCCAAGCAGCCGAAGGAGGCCGTGGACGAGGCCCTGGACCTGTTCCCGGCGCTCAAGCCCATGCTCAGGCGGAGCGCCGGGCACCTGTCCGGCGGCCAGCAGCAGCAGCTCGCCATGGCCCGCGCCCTGGTCACCCGGCCCCGGATGCTCATCCTGGACGAGCCGACCGAGGGCATCCAGCCGTCGATCATCCTGGAGATCGAGGCGGCCATCGAGCGGCTGCACGCCGCCGGGCTGGCGGTGCTGCTCGTCGAGCAGTACCTGGACATCGCGCTGCGGCTCGCCGACCGGTTCCTCATCCTCGACGCCGGGCGGGTCGTCAGGACGGGGGACTCCGAGGAGCTGCGGCGCGACGACGTACGCAGGCTGCTGGCCGTGTAGGACGACCCACGGGCTGCCGGCGGTGCGGGGGCTCAGGCGGAGGGGCGGCCGAGGAGGGCGAGCAGGCTGCGGGCGTTCGCGGCGCCCCGGAGGTCGCCCGTCCGGTCGAAGATCTCCAGCGCCGCCCTGGCCAGCTCGCCCGCCCGCCCGGCCGCGCCCTCCGCCCGGCCCACCTGGGCGAGGGTCAGCAGGGCCTGGGCGTCGAGGAGCTGGTCGCCGAGGCGTACCGCGAGGCTTCTCGCCTGCTCGGCGGCGGTGCGGGCGTCCGGTTTGCGCCCCTGCGCCAGTCGCGCCGCCGACAGCTCCAGCAGGGTGTCGGCCTGCCGGTGCCGGTCGCCCAGCACGGCCAGCCGGCCCACGGCGGTGGTCAGCCGGTCGGCGGCCTCGTCCAGGCGTCCCGCGCGGCGCAGCACCATGCCGAGCGCCTGCTCGGCGTCGGCCGCGTCGCGCTGGTTCTCCGCCCGCGCCAGGCACGCCAGCAGCGTCCGCTCGGCCTCCTCCAGCCGGCCCAGCTCCAGGTGGACGCGGCCGAGCCGGCGCGTGGCGCGGGCGCTCTCCCTGGGCTGTCCCGCCAGCTTCGCCAGCGCCGCGATCAGCATTTCCTCCGCCCGCGCCCAGTCCCGCTCGGCCAGGTGCAGCTCGCCCAGGTCCAGCAGGACGAGCCCCTCACCGTCGCCGGAGCGCCGCGCCGACACCAGAGCGAGGGACGTGACGGCCCGCCAGTCGTCCAGGAAGCGCTGCCGCTCCAGATAGGGCGCCAGCAGGTGCGCGAGCCGCCAGCACGGCTCGTCCAGGCCGGCCGCGTGCAGGTCGGCCACCAGGCTCACCAGGAACCCCCGCTCGGCCGCCAGCCACTCCACCGACTCCCGGATGTCGCGGGTCGCCACGGTCGTCGCGGGATCGCCGGACACCAGGGAGAAGCGCGAGGCGCGGACCCGCTCCAGCACCACCTCCGCGAGCTTCGGCAGCACCCCCGGCACCGGCTGCTCGCGGGCGAACAGCCGGGTCAGGTCGTGCAGCCGGTAGCGGACCTGGCCCGCCACGTCCACGCCGTGCGTCTCCAGCAGCCCCGCGTCCACCAGCGCCTCGGCCTGGCCGCCCAGCAGCTCGGTCAGCCAGTCGGCGAAGTCGGGGGCCGACAGCGCGCCGAGGCCCCGCAGCGTCAGCCTGGCCGCCTCCGGCAGCCCGTCGAACCCGATCGCGAACACGCTGCGCACCGCCAGGTCGCCGACGTGCAGCCGGTCCAGCCGCTCGTGCTCGTCCTCCAGCAGGCGGACCAGGTAGCCGACGGTCCACTCCGGGCGGGCCGCGAGGCGCGAGCCCGCGATGCGCAGCGCGATCGGCAGGCCGCCGCAGAAGCGGGCCAGGTCGCGTAAGCCGTCGTCCGCGGCCCGGCCCGAGCTCCTGGCCAGCAGCTCCAGCGCCGCCCCGTCGTCCAGGACGCCGACCGGCAGCCGCCGCGCGCCCGGCAGCCCGCCGAGCGGGGAGCGGCTGGTCACCACCGTCGGGCAGGCGCTCAGCAGCGGCCGGACCTGCGCCTCGCCGGTCGCGTTGTCCAGCAGCACGAGAAGCTCACGGCTGGCCGTGTAGGCGCGGAACAGCCGCTCGCGCTGCTCCAGCCCGGCCGGGATGGCCTGGGCGGGACAGCCGAGCCAGCGCAGGAAGTCCTCCAGGACGGCGGCCGGGGCCGTGGTCTCGCGCAGGTCGGCGTAGAGGATGCCGTCGCCGAAACGCTCGCGGGCCCGCCAGGCCGCGTGCACGGCCAGCGCCGACTTGCCCGCCCCGGCCTGCCCGTGCACCACCACCAGCCCGCCGACCACCTCGCCCAGCAGGTCCTCGCGACCCGTGAAGTCGGCCACGTCGGGCGGCAGCAGCACCGGCGGGCCGGCCGACACGTGCAGCGACACGTCGTCGTGCAGCATGCGGTGGTAGAGGAGCTGCAGGTCGGGGTCCGGCTCGATCGCGTGCCCGCCGTCCAGCCGGTCGCGCAGCACCGCGTACGCGGCCAGCGCGTCCACCCGCCGCCCGCTCCGGTAGAGCGCCAGCATGTACTGGCCGCGGAAGCGCTGCCACAGCGGATGCCGCTTGGTGAGCTGACGCAGCTCCGCCAGCAGCTCGCGGTGCCGCCCGGCGTCCAGGTCGGCCTGGACCCGCCGCTCCAGGGCCAGCAGCCGCAGCTCCTCCAGCTCCTCGCGCAGCCGCCGCGTCTCCACCCACCGCTCGCCGTCGGGGTCCAGGTCCTCCAGCGCCTCGCCGCGCCACAGGCCCAGAGCCTCCTCGTACGCGCCCTCGCCCACGAGCAGCCGGAACCGGTCCACGTCGAGCCGGCCGTCGCCGAGGTGCAGCACGTACGCGCCGGAGACGGTCGCGATCGTGTCCTGGCCGATGAGCTTGCGCAGCTGCCCGACGTACCCGCGGATCAGCGAGTCGGAGCGCTCGCCGCCTTCGCGCGGCCACAGCAGCCTCCGCAGCCGCTCCGCGGTGAGCGGCCGGCCGGCGTTGAGCAGGAACATCGCCAGCAGATCCCGGTGCTTGGGCACGGCCGGGGTGCGGTCGGCGCCGTCGGCGTCCCGGACCTCCAGCGGCCCCATGATGCGGAACTCCACCGCCCTTCCTTATCAGGCCGCTGGAGCTCCGGCCACCCGGAGCGGGCGATCAGTCCGCCGTCAACCCGGCGTCGTGCCGTCAACCCGGCGTCGTGCCGTCAACCCGGCGTCGTGCCGCCGGCCCAGGAGAGGGCCGAGCGCACGATCTCCTCCAGCCGGCCGCTGTGGGCGCCCCGCCAGTAGACCTGGCCGCAGTCGCGGCAGCGGCCGTAGGCGTCGTAGCTGCGCCGCGTGCCCGACTCCAGCATCGGGGCGACCTCCCCCTTGTCGACCGGGTCCAGCTCGCCGTTGCAGGCCGTGCAGCGCGACCACGGGCGCAGGGGCGGCGAGAAGCGGCCGAGGAGGTCGCGCAACTGGTCGGCGGGGTCCGAGCCGCGGACGTACGCGCCGAGCCACAGCGCGCGGCGGCGCAGCAGGCCCCGGTCCTGGGTGAGCAGCACCCGGTGCTCCGCGTTGGCCTGCGCCACGAGCGCCGGGTCGTCCATGTCGTTGTGGTAGGCGGCGTCGAGGCCGAGCAGGCGCAGGCGGCGGGCCAGGGTGCCGAGATGCACGTCCAGCAGGAAACGGGCGTCCCCGGGCAGCGGCTGAGGGCGGGGCATGGCCGCGACCTCCGCCACGTCCCCGGGCGCGAGCTGGTAGGAGACGGGCACCAGGCGGCCGGACACGGTGAGCGGGCCCACCTCGGTCAGCGGGATGCCGGTCGACTCCACGTGATGGCCCAGGGTGGAGGTGCCGTCCGGCGTCACCTCGTGCCACTCCTGGCGGCGGCTCACGGGCAGGAACATCCTCAGCTCTGGGGCGATGCGCAGGCGAGCGGTGGTCACAAGGTCCATTCTGCTCCGCCGGATACCGTGAGTTCATGTCCATGACCCGCCGGTCGCTGCTCGCGCTGCCCCTGGCGGCGGCCGCCTGCTCGGGCGGCGGCCCGCCCGGGGCCGAGCTGCGGCTGGTCACGGGGCAGGCCGGCGGGGCGTACGGGCAGCTCGGCGACCGGCTCGCCGGGGAGCTGCGGCGGGACGGGCTCCGCGTACGGGTGCTGTCCACGGCGGCCAGCGTGCAGAACCTGACGATGATGGCCGACGGGCGGGCCGACGTCGGCTTCGCGCTGGCCGACACCGCCGACGACGCGATCCGGGTGCGCCGCCAGGCGGTCGCGGCGCTCGGGCGCGTCTACATGAACTACGTCCACCTCGTCGTGCCCGCCGGCTCCCCGATCGCCGACGCCGGCGGACTCGCCGGGCGCAGGGTCGCGATCGGGGCCGAGGGATCGGGCACCGCGGTCACCGCCACCCGCGTGCTCGCCGCCGCCCGGCTCGCCCGGCCGGCCGAGCCCGTACGGCTGGAGCTGGACGCGTCCATCGCGGCGCTGCGGGCCGGGGAGGTGGAGGCGTTCTTCTGGTCCGGCGGCGTGCCGACGCCCGCGCTTGAGGCGGCCGGACGTGAGATCCGGCTCGTGCCGCTGGAGGCCATGGTGACGGTGCTGCGGCGGGAGTTCGGGCCCGTGTACGAGCACGGCACCGTGCCCGCGGGGGCGTACGGGGCGGCGCGGCCGGTGGCCACCGTCGGGACGCCCAGCTACCTGATGTGCCGGGCCTCGCTGGGGGAGGACGTGGCGTACACGGTGGTCGAGACGGTTTTCCGGGCCCGCGACCGGCTCCAGGCCCCGTCGGCGCCTGGCGGGCTCCTCGACCCGCGGTACGCCATCGGCACCGGGGTGGTGCCGCTGCACCCGGGGGCGATCCGGTACTACCGCTCCGTCTACGGCTGAGGTCCTTCAGGGAGAAGGAGGGAAGCTGGGCTGAGGGGGTGGCGGGTTTGGTGGGTCAGGATGTGTAGGGCGTCGGTGGAGGTGCTCGGCGACGAGCGCGTGACCGGTGCGGTTCCAGGCGAGCACGTCGCCCCGCCGCCCGAGCACGATCGCCGGCGTCGTGTCCGCCAGGGACCGCAGGAGCGCGAGGACTCTCGGATGGGGCTCCTCCGGGGGCGGTTCCGAGAGGCCGGGCCGCGCGGGCTGCCGGGCGAGGTTGTGCAGGTGGACGGTTTCGACTGGGTCGAGCCGCAGCACCCGCGCGAGGGCGTCGAGCACCTGCTCCGAGGCGGTGTCCGCGTGCCCCTGCTCCAGGCGCGTGTATTGACGCGCTCGCCGGGCTGAAGCCCGACGATTCTGGCCTGTGCCACTGTCGTTCACGCGGCGGCACTTCCTTGGCTTCCTGCTTCGACGGGCCGGCCGGCTCCGGCGTCTGACACGGGCGTCGTCCGGTCAAAGGGGGAGGCGGAGTTCCACCGTCAGGCCGTGGGGGACGGTGGGGAGGAGGCGGAGGGCGCCGCCGAGATGGCGGGCCAGTTCGGCGGCGATGGCCAGGCCGAGCCCGCTCCCGGGCACGTTGGCGTGCGGCCCCGCCCGCCAGAAGCGCCCCAGCGCCTCGGCGCGTTCCTCCTCGCCCAGCCCCGGCCCGTCGTCGGCCACCCGCAGCACCCCGCCCGCCAGGGTGACGGTCACCGTCCCGCCCGCGGGGACGAACTTCTGCGCGTTGTCCAGCGCGATGTCGGCGATCCTGGCCGCCGCCTCCGGCACCTCGCCGTCCTCGGGGCGCTCGGGAGCCACCAGGGTGAGGCCCTTGGCCGCGTACACCTCACGCCAGACCGCGAGGCGCGGCCCCAGCGCGACCGGCCGGGACGCCGGCCCGGCTCCGGCCTCCACCTTCGCCAGCGTCAGCAGGTCCTCCACCAGCAGCGCCAGCCGGTCCAGCTCGGCCATCGCCTCCGCGTACTCGGCCGTGCCTTCGACCTTCATGTGCGGCTCCAGGTTCTCCAGCCGCAGCCCCAGCACGGTGAGCGGGGTGCGCAGCTCGTGGGAGGCGTCGGCGACGAAGGCCCGCTGCCGTTCCATCGCCCCCGCCACGGCGTCGGCCATCGCGTTGAAGCGCTCCTCCAGCCGCCGCAGCTCCGACGGCCCGGCCCCCGGATGCGCCCGCGCGTCGAGCCTGCCCCCCGCGATGGCCCGGGTGGTGCGGTCCAGCTCGGTCACCGGGCGCAGGATCCACCGGGCGAGCCGCCTGGCCACCAGCGCGCCGAGCCCGAGCGCGGCCAGCGCGCCGAGCGCCAGCGCGCCCCACACCAGCGACACGTCCAGCCGGGCGCGGCCCGTCGGGGCCTGGAGCAGCACCACACCGGAGAGCTGCGCGTCCCGCCCGGCGGGCTCGGCCAGCAGCGCGTACGCCGGCCCGAACGGCGTC is part of the Nonomuraea coxensis DSM 45129 genome and encodes:
- the urtD gene encoding urea ABC transporter ATP-binding protein UrtD; its protein translation is MLELRDVRVEFDGYRALDGVDLTVPEGELRFLIGPNGAGKTTLIDVVTGLTRPVAGSVRFAGHDLVGRKEHQIVRLGVGRTFQTSVVFEELTVLENLDLAAGFRRPLWSLARRRRGVSDAVAEALARTGLEELAERSAGVLSHGQRQWLEIGMLLAQRPRLLLLDEPVAGMSGDERERTGRLLTEIAADHTVIVVEHDMEFLRRHASTVTVLHEGKVLVEGSVEQVSADPRVQEVYLGRRPSDAAVGERS
- the urtE gene encoding urea ABC transporter ATP-binding subunit UrtE, with protein sequence MLLSVNGLESGYGRARVLFGVSLEVEPGRLVCVMGRNGVGKTTLLNTVMGVLPATAGTVTFDGRDVTGLKPHERVRLGMGYVPQGHQCFPQLSVLGNLLVTVEAAKQPKEAVDEALDLFPALKPMLRRSAGHLSGGQQQQLAMARALVTRPRMLILDEPTEGIQPSIILEIEAAIERLHAAGLAVLLVEQYLDIALRLADRFLILDAGRVVRTGDSEELRRDDVRRLLAV
- a CDS encoding AfsR/SARP family transcriptional regulator; translated protein: MEFRIMGPLEVRDADGADRTPAVPKHRDLLAMFLLNAGRPLTAERLRRLLWPREGGERSDSLIRGYVGQLRKLIGQDTIATVSGAYVLHLGDGRLDVDRFRLLVGEGAYEEALGLWRGEALEDLDPDGERWVETRRLREELEELRLLALERRVQADLDAGRHRELLAELRQLTKRHPLWQRFRGQYMLALYRSGRRVDALAAYAVLRDRLDGGHAIEPDPDLQLLYHRMLHDDVSLHVSAGPPVLLPPDVADFTGREDLLGEVVGGLVVVHGQAGAGKSALAVHAAWRARERFGDGILYADLRETTAPAAVLEDFLRWLGCPAQAIPAGLEQRERLFRAYTASRELLVLLDNATGEAQVRPLLSACPTVVTSRSPLGGLPGARRLPVGVLDDGAALELLARSSGRAADDGLRDLARFCGGLPIALRIAGSRLAARPEWTVGYLVRLLEDEHERLDRLHVGDLAVRSVFAIGFDGLPEAARLTLRGLGALSAPDFADWLTELLGGQAEALVDAGLLETHGVDVAGQVRYRLHDLTRLFAREQPVPGVLPKLAEVVLERVRASRFSLVSGDPATTVATRDIRESVEWLAAERGFLVSLVADLHAAGLDEPCWRLAHLLAPYLERQRFLDDWRAVTSLALVSARRSGDGEGLVLLDLGELHLAERDWARAEEMLIAALAKLAGQPRESARATRRLGRVHLELGRLEEAERTLLACLARAENQRDAADAEQALGMVLRRAGRLDEAADRLTTAVGRLAVLGDRHRQADTLLELSAARLAQGRKPDARTAAEQARSLAVRLGDQLLDAQALLTLAQVGRAEGAAGRAGELARAALEIFDRTGDLRGAANARSLLALLGRPSA
- a CDS encoding Mut7-C ubiquitin/RNAse domain-containing protein produces the protein MFLPVSRRQEWHEVTPDGTSTLGHHVESTGIPLTEVGPLTVSGRLVPVSYQLAPGDVAEVAAMPRPQPLPGDARFLLDVHLGTLARRLRLLGLDAAYHNDMDDPALVAQANAEHRVLLTQDRGLLRRRALWLGAYVRGSDPADQLRDLLGRFSPPLRPWSRCTACNGELDPVDKGEVAPMLESGTRRSYDAYGRCRDCGQVYWRGAHSGRLEEIVRSALSWAGGTTPG
- a CDS encoding TAXI family TRAP transporter solute-binding subunit, whose product is MSMTRRSLLALPLAAAACSGGGPPGAELRLVTGQAGGAYGQLGDRLAGELRRDGLRVRVLSTAASVQNLTMMADGRADVGFALADTADDAIRVRRQAVAALGRVYMNYVHLVVPAGSPIADAGGLAGRRVAIGAEGSGTAVTATRVLAAARLARPAEPVRLELDASIAALRAGEVEAFFWSGGVPTPALEAAGREIRLVPLEAMVTVLRREFGPVYEHGTVPAGAYGAARPVATVGTPSYLMCRASLGEDVAYTVVETVFRARDRLQAPSAPGGLLDPRYAIGTGVVPLHPGAIRYYRSVYG
- a CDS encoding sensor histidine kinase: MNGRLVVTFTTLIAILITALAVPLGWAYASHRTNRLLLDRRADATRFAELADQAAREGDRAALDQEVRRYADLYGAAVRVRDRDGSVLVTAGSFAADDRDVTRLALSGRTTEHLRMTTPFGPAYALLAEPAGRDAQLSGVVLLQAPTGRARLDVSLVWGALALGALAALGLGALVARRLARWILRPVTELDRTTRAIAGGRLDARAHPGAGPSELRRLEERFNAMADAVAGAMERQRAFVADASHELRTPLTVLGLRLENLEPHMKVEGTAEYAEAMAELDRLALLVEDLLTLAKVEAGAGPASRPVALGPRLAVWREVYAAKGLTLVAPERPEDGEVPEAAARIADIALDNAQKFVPAGGTVTVTLAGGVLRVADDGPGLGEEERAEALGRFWRAGPHANVPGSGLGLAIAAELARHLGGALRLLPTVPHGLTVELRLPL